A genomic stretch from Strix aluco isolate bStrAlu1 chromosome 12, bStrAlu1.hap1, whole genome shotgun sequence includes:
- the LOC141928820 gene encoding transmembrane protein 209-like isoform X2, which translates to MAPEQSPATSVIETAIKMRKEMEARKGLLAWGLLNVSLAGMICTEMTGKLISSYYNISCWPLWYLELALASLFSLNAAFDFWVYFKYTVAPTSLVVSPRQQTLLGLQNVAVQTTAPRELAARKAPSRTPSPLRGQSVLSYSPSRCPRARPKFATGCTPGYSPQRWALSSSSTSYGSAGTCSPSSSSRQGGGSCWFLA; encoded by the exons ATGGCACCAGAACAGAGTCCAGCAACTTCCGTCATCGAGACGGCCATCAAGATGAGGAAGGAGATGGAAGCCCGGAAAGGGCTCTTGGCCTGGGGACTCCTTAATGTGTCTCTCGCAGGCATGATCTGTACTGAAAT gaCTGGAAAGCTCATAAGCTCATATTACAACATCTCATGCTGGCCACTCTGGTATCTTG aaCTCGCACTCGCATCTCTCTTCAGCCTGAACGCCGCCTTTGATTTCTGGGTGTACTTCAAATACACGGTGGCACCAACCAGCTTGGTCGTGAGTCCTCGCCAGCAGACCCTGCTGGGGTTGCAGAATGTAG cGGTACAAACAACTGCACCGCGTGAGCTGGCGGCAAGGAAAGCCCCGTCCCGGACACCTTCTCCGCTCCGGGGCCAGAGCGTGCTGAGTTACAGCCCGTCCCGCTGCCCTCGCGCCCGCCCGAAGTTTGCTACTGGTTGTACCCCAGGATACAGCCCTCAGCGATGGGCTCTGTCAAGCAGCAGCACTTCTTACGGCAGTGCTGGAACCTGTTCCCCGAGCAGCAGCTCCCGTCAG
- the LOC141928820 gene encoding transmembrane protein 209-like isoform X1, whose translation MLSMTLAKGKVHLHSLFWITAFFFLNRVLTEGLTVQKLSNSVISLCLLLQIMAPEQSPATSVIETAIKMRKEMEARKGLLAWGLLNVSLAGMICTEMTGKLISSYYNISCWPLWYLELALASLFSLNAAFDFWVYFKYTVAPTSLVVSPRQQTLLGLQNVAVQTTAPRELAARKAPSRTPSPLRGQSVLSYSPSRCPRARPKFATGCTPGYSPQRWALSSSSTSYGSAGTCSPSSSSRQGGGSCWFLA comes from the exons atgctaaGCATGACTCTGGCTAAAGGTAAAGTCCATTTACATAGTCTGTTTTggattactgctttttttttcttgaatcgTGTGCTGACTGAGGGTCTTACTGTACAAAAGTTgtcaaattctgtcatttctctgtgtttgttgttACAGATCATGGCACCAGAACAGAGTCCAGCAACTTCCGTCATCGAGACGGCCATCAAGATGAGGAAGGAGATGGAAGCCCGGAAAGGGCTCTTGGCCTGGGGACTCCTTAATGTGTCTCTCGCAGGCATGATCTGTACTGAAAT gaCTGGAAAGCTCATAAGCTCATATTACAACATCTCATGCTGGCCACTCTGGTATCTTG aaCTCGCACTCGCATCTCTCTTCAGCCTGAACGCCGCCTTTGATTTCTGGGTGTACTTCAAATACACGGTGGCACCAACCAGCTTGGTCGTGAGTCCTCGCCAGCAGACCCTGCTGGGGTTGCAGAATGTAG cGGTACAAACAACTGCACCGCGTGAGCTGGCGGCAAGGAAAGCCCCGTCCCGGACACCTTCTCCGCTCCGGGGCCAGAGCGTGCTGAGTTACAGCCCGTCCCGCTGCCCTCGCGCCCGCCCGAAGTTTGCTACTGGTTGTACCCCAGGATACAGCCCTCAGCGATGGGCTCTGTCAAGCAGCAGCACTTCTTACGGCAGTGCTGGAACCTGTTCCCCGAGCAGCAGCTCCCGTCAG